A window of the Gossypium hirsutum isolate 1008001.06 chromosome A05, Gossypium_hirsutum_v2.1, whole genome shotgun sequence genome harbors these coding sequences:
- the LOC107904333 gene encoding glucosamine inositolphosphorylceramide transferase 1: protein MVVAGGGDHGGGAGNCCMKCWQHNRNHYYHQHHYNHNSNSSGNSNTASGGGGGGGRVVAAGFVFCLVCFVINGLIAVLYGWLILTPPVSLNERKGLPWLGCQEDNEGYWAIGVFFGQSPFSLKPIETTEIWRNESAAWPVANPVITCASASDSGFPSNFVADPFLYVQGDVFYLFYETKNSFTMQGDIGVAKSIDKGATWQQLGIALDEEWHLSYPYVFNYLGQIYMMPESSQKGELRLYRVTNFPLEWELDQVIMKKPLIDSFIIDHNGEYWLFGSEHSSFGATNGQLEIWYSSSPLGPWKPHKKNPIYNTYRSFGARNGGRPFRYNGNLYRIGQDCGETYGRRVRIFKVEVLSRVDYKEVEVPFPFEESSKGRNAWNGARYHHLDVQQLKSGEWVGVMDGDRVPSGDSVHRFLLGCASVAAVSGLILFLGVLLGAVNCIIPLNWCADYSGKRSDTLIAWERANVFSSKLRRVFSRLNRVPSFLRSWIKPNTFAGRSVLTLIFALGVALSCTGVTFIYGGSGAEEPYSWKGQFSQFTLITMTYDARLWNLKMFVNHYSRCASVKEILVVWNKGIPPKVSDLNSAVPVRIRVEDLNSLNNRFKVDPLIKTRAVLELDDDIMMPCDDIERGFMLWRQHPDRIVGFYPRYVDGSRLEYSGEKYARKNKGYNMILTGAAFMDSQVAFERYWSEQARPGREVVDKYFNCEDVLMNFLYANASSTKTVEYVRPAWAIDTSKLSSAAISRDTNVHYKIRSECLRKFSDMYGSMSGRRWEFDSRKDRWDV from the exons ATGGTGGTTGCTGGAGGCGGTGACCACGGCGGTGGTGCAGGAAACTGCTGCATGAAGTGTTGGCAGCATAACCGTAATCATTATTATCACCAACACCACTACAATCATAATAGCAATTCCAGTGGGAATAGTAACACTGCTAGTGGTGGCGGTGGCGGCGGTGGGAGGGTGGTAGCAGCGGGGTTCGTATTTTGTTTGGTTTGCTTTGTTATAAATGGGTTGATCGCTGTTCTATATGGGTGGCTGATTTTAACGCCGCCGGTCAGTTTAAATGAACGTAAGGGTTTGCCTTGGCTTGGTTGTCAAGAAGATAATGAAGGGTATTGGGCTATTGGTGTTTTTTTTGGACAATCGCCATTCTCTCTCAAACCCATTGAAACT ACTGAAATATGGAGAAATGAGAGTGCAGCATGGCCGGTGGCTAACCCAGTTATAACCTGTGCTTCAGCTTCTGATTCTGGTTTCCCTAGTAATTTTGTGGCTGATCCTTTTCTTTATGTTCAG GGAGATgtattttacctattttatgaAACGAAGAACTCATTCACCATGCAAGGGGATATAGGGGTTGCAAAAAGTATCGATAAGGGAGCAACATGGCAACAACTGGGCATAGCCTTGGACGAGGAATGGCATCTTTCATACCCTTATGTCTTTAACTATCTTGGCCAA ATATACATGATGCCCGAAAGCAGTCAGAAAGGAGAACTTCGTCTTTATCGAGTAACGAACTTTCCATTAGAGTGGGAACTTGATCAGGTTATCATGAAGAAGCCCCTTATTGATTCATTTATTATTGATCACAATGGAGAGTATTGGCTTTTCGGCTCAGAACACAGCTCTTTTGGAGCAACGAATGGACAGTTGGAAATTTGGTATAGCAGCTCTCCTCTTGGTCCTTGGAAACCGCACAAGAAGAACCCTATTTATAATACTTACAGAAGCTTTGGGGCTCGTAATGGGGGTCGGCCATTTAGGTACAATGGAAATCTTTATCGGATTGGTCAGGACTGTGGTGAAACGTATGGGCGACGGGTGCGAATATTCAAGGTTGAAGTTCTTTCAAGGGTTGATTACAAGGAAGTTGAAGTCCCGTTTCCCTTTGAAGAGTCCAGTAAGGGACGGAATGCTTGGAATGGTGCCCGGTACCATCATCTCGATGTACAGCAGCTAAAGTCTGGTGAATGGGTTGGGGTTATGGATGGTGACCGAGTACCTTCAGGAGACTCGGTCCATCGTTTTCTTCTTGGATGTGCTTCAGTTGCAGCGGTTTCTGGCCTCATTCTGTTCTTAGGTGTCCTACTAGGAGCAGTGAACTGCATTATCCCCCTTAACTGGTGTGCGGATTACTCAGGGAAGAGAAGTGATACTCTTATTGCTTGGGAAAGAGCAAATGTATTTTCTTCGAAATTGAGGCGGGTTTTCAGCCGCTTAAATCGAGTACCTTCATTTCTGCGAAGCTGGATAAAGCCAAACACCTTTGCTGGAAGATCAGTTTTGACACTGATATTTGCTTTAGGAGTTGCGCTGTCTTGCACAGGTGTTACATTCATCTACGGAGGCAGTGGTGCAGAAGAACCATACTCATGGAAGGGTCAGTTTTCTCAGTTTACGTTAATAACGATGACTTACGATGCTCGTCTCTGGAATTTGAAAATGTTTGTGAATCATTATTCGAGGTGCGCTTCGGTAAAAGAAATCCTTGTGGTCTGGAACAAAGGGATACCGCCTAAGGTGAGTGATCTCAATTCAGCAGTGCCTGTTCGGATCAGGGTTGAGGACCTGAACTCCCTCAATAATAGATTCAAGGTCGATCCATTGATTAAGACTCGAGCTGTTCTTGAGCTTGATGATGATATAATGATGCCTTGTGATGATATTGAGCGGGGATTTATGTTGTGGCGTCAACATCCCGATAGGATTGTGGGATTCTACCCTCGATATGTTGACGGGAGCCGATTAGAGTATAGTGGTGAGAAATATGCCAGAAAAAATAAAGGGTATAATATGATTCTTACAGGGGCTGCTTTCATGGATAGTCAAGTAGCCTTTGAACGGTATTGGAGTGAGCAAGCTAGGCCGGGGAGGGAAGTAGTCGACAAGTATTTCAACTGCGAGGATGTGTTAATGAACTTCTTATACGCAAATGCAAGCTCGACTAAAACCGTTGAGTACGTGAGACCTGCTTGGGCAATAGATACGTCAAAACTTTCCAGTGCAGCAATCAGCCGAGACACAAATGTGCATTACAAAATAAGAAGTGAATGCCTTAGGAAATTCAGTGATATGTATGGTAGTATGAGTGGCCGGCGGTGGGAGTTCGATTCCCGGAAGGATCGTTGGGATGTATAG